In a single window of the Danio aesculapii chromosome 20, fDanAes4.1, whole genome shotgun sequence genome:
- the si:dkey-1j5.4 gene encoding leucine-rich repeat-containing protein 15 gives MKLVAGLAMLWLWVAEALENCPTACKCSQKSSAEKTEVNCQKRGLQSIPAKLPLDSWILKMGENLLQDLPGNILSSVPKIESVKLERNSIKSIHPQAFAGAQRLMLLNLQGNRISKIPVKGFKDLLNLRFLMLGQNQIASLKPNMFIGMRNLSELDLPLNALTALPPNAFKPLIALKVLDLSLNHLHRISPKAFVGLGELLFLNMDNNKLKSIQAGTFGPLTGLEMLVLDNNLLSTLTVSTLEGLSNLQELYIRKNEIESLPADVFLHTPKLTHVGLSGNRLHAIDGNMLANMQGLKEVFLHDNPWKCDCSINSLVHYLAQTKANHSPRQRLRCASPEEFRDRPIPELKSEELSCKA, from the exons ATGAAGCTGGTTGCAGGGTTAGCCATGCTGTGGCTGTGGGTTGCAGAAGCCTTGGAAAACTGCCCCACTGCTTGTAAATGCAGCCAGAAATCCAGTGCGGAGAAGACTGAAGTCAACTGTCAGAAAAGGGGACTTCAAAGCATCCCAGCCAAACTCCCTCTCGACTCATGGATCCTGAAAATGG gtGAAAACTTACTGCAGGACCTGCCAGGCAACATCCTGAGCTCCGTTCCAAAAATCGAGAGTGTAAAGTTGGAGCGAAACTCAATCAAATCAATACACCCTCAAGCATTTGCTGGAGCCCAGCGTCTAATGCTTTTGAATTTACAAGGAAACCGAATATCCAAGATCCCAGTGAAGGGCTTCAAAGATCTCCTAAACCTGCGTTTTCTCATGCTGGGCCAGAATCAGATAGCTAGCCTCAAACCTAACATGTTCATTGGAATGAGGAACCTGTCAGAGTTGGATCTGCCCCTGAATGCTCTCACTGCTCTTCCACCAAATGCATTCAAACCTCTGATTGCCCTCAAAGTCCTTGACCTGTCTTTGAACCACCTCCATCGAATCTCACCCAAAGCCTTTGTTGGACTTGGAGAGTTGCTTTTTCTCAACATGGACAACAACAAGCTGAAGAGTATCCAAGCTGGTACGTTTGGACCCCTGACTGGTCTTGAGATGCTGGTGCTAGACAACAATTTGCTCTCCACTCTAACTGTGTCCACTCTGGAGGGTCTTTCAAACCTGCAGGAGCTTTATATCAGAAAGAACGAAATTGAGAGTCTGCCTGCAGATGTTTTCCTCCACACACCTAAACTGACTCACGTGGGATTAAGTGGGAATCGACTTCATGCAATTGATGGCAACATGCTAGCCAACATGCAAG GGTTGAAGGAGGTGTTTCTGCACGATAACCCATGGAAATGTGACTGCAGTATCAACTCGCTGGTACATTACCTAGCCCAGACGAAGGCTAACCATTCTCCTCGGCAGAGACTTCGGTGCGCTAGCCCTGAAGAGTTCCGTGACAGACCCATCCCGGAGCTGAAATCTGAGGAACTTTCCTGCAAGGCCTAG